In the Labrus mixtus unplaced genomic scaffold, fLabMix1.1 SCAFFOLD_127, whole genome shotgun sequence genome, one interval contains:
- the mmadhcb gene encoding metabolism of cobalamin associated Db isoform X3, translated as MHVAMTTHDMGPRTVWPDDIIGPFGPQDQRFLLPGNSGFHLHLQGLTEQKKNSPGHMALPDVLTGPAPSERHLSILTQVTSDLCTVRGADHYFDSSRVECVIQTCPELLKRDFLSMFPEAPPSQMMAVTVTQRTKNDMSSWSSDVEEEREEMLHTFIDGAQQICLALQSEGFWADFIDPSSGLAFFGPYTNLPLFETDERYAQLGFRVDDLGCCKVIRHALWGTNVFVGTILTNAPPSSDIMRKLQGS; from the exons ATGCATGTTGCCATGACGACACATGACATGG GCCCAAGGACCGTTTggcctgatgacatcatcggcCCGTTTGGACCTCAGGACCAGCGCTTCCTGTTGCCGGGTAACTCAGGCTTCCACCTCCACTTGCAGGGTCTGacggagcagaagaagaatagTCCAGGTCACATGGCACTCCCTGATGTTCTgacaggccccgccccctctgaACGACACCTGTCCATACTGACCCAGGTGACCTCTGATCTCTGT acTGTCAGAGGAGCTGATCACTACTTTGATTCGTCAAGGGTGGAGTGTGTGATCCAGACGTGTCCTGAGCTGCTGAAGAGAG aCTTCCTGTCCATGTTCCCTGAAGCCCCGCCCTCTCAGATGATGgcggtcacagtgactcagagGACAAAAAACGACATGAGCAGCTGGAGTTCagatgtggaggaggagagggaggagatgcTGCACACG TTCATTGACGGGGCTCAGCAGATCTGTTTGGCTCTGCAGAGTGAAGGATTCTGGGCCGACTTCATTGACCCGTCCTCAGGCCTCGCT TTCTTCGGCCCGTACACTAACCTCCCGCTCTTTGAAACGGACGAGCGGTACGCACAACTTGGCTTCCGTGTGGATGACCTGGGCTGCTGTAAGGTTATCCGTCACGCTCTGTGGGGAACCAATGTGTTCGTGGGGACCATATTAACCAACGCACCGCCAAGCAGTGACATCAtgaggaa
- the mmadhcb gene encoding metabolism of cobalamin associated Db isoform X2: protein MTSVLSSRGRLVSYLSGVHVLVGRVSSVRTFSAAGSKEMHVAMTTHDMGPRTVWPDDIIGPFGPQDQRFLLPGNSGFHLHLQGLTEQKKNSPGHMALPDVLTGPAPSERHLSILTQTVRGADHYFDSSRVECVIQTCPELLKRDFLSMFPEAPPSQMMAVTVTQRTKNDMSSWSSDVEEEREEMLHTFIDGAQQICLALQSEGFWADFIDPSSGLAFFGPYTNLPLFETDERYAQLGFRVDDLGCCKVIRHALWGTNVFVGTILTNAPPSSDIMRKLQGS, encoded by the exons gtgctGAGCAGCAGGGGGCGTCTGGTCTcgtacctgtcaggtgttcaTGTTTTGGTTGGTCGGGTCTCTTCAGTCAGAACCTTTTCTGCTGCTGGATCTAAAGAAATGCATGTTGCCATGACGACACATGACATGG GCCCAAGGACCGTTTggcctgatgacatcatcggcCCGTTTGGACCTCAGGACCAGCGCTTCCTGTTGCCGGGTAACTCAGGCTTCCACCTCCACTTGCAGGGTCTGacggagcagaagaagaatagTCCAGGTCACATGGCACTCCCTGATGTTCTgacaggccccgccccctctgaACGACACCTGTCCATACTGACCCAG acTGTCAGAGGAGCTGATCACTACTTTGATTCGTCAAGGGTGGAGTGTGTGATCCAGACGTGTCCTGAGCTGCTGAAGAGAG aCTTCCTGTCCATGTTCCCTGAAGCCCCGCCCTCTCAGATGATGgcggtcacagtgactcagagGACAAAAAACGACATGAGCAGCTGGAGTTCagatgtggaggaggagagggaggagatgcTGCACACG TTCATTGACGGGGCTCAGCAGATCTGTTTGGCTCTGCAGAGTGAAGGATTCTGGGCCGACTTCATTGACCCGTCCTCAGGCCTCGCT TTCTTCGGCCCGTACACTAACCTCCCGCTCTTTGAAACGGACGAGCGGTACGCACAACTTGGCTTCCGTGTGGATGACCTGGGCTGCTGTAAGGTTATCCGTCACGCTCTGTGGGGAACCAATGTGTTCGTGGGGACCATATTAACCAACGCACCGCCAAGCAGTGACATCAtgaggaa
- the mmadhcb gene encoding metabolism of cobalamin associated Db isoform X1, with amino-acid sequence MTSVLSSRGRLVSYLSGVHVLVGRVSSVRTFSAAGSKEMHVAMTTHDMGPRTVWPDDIIGPFGPQDQRFLLPGNSGFHLHLQGLTEQKKNSPGHMALPDVLTGPAPSERHLSILTQVTSDLCTVRGADHYFDSSRVECVIQTCPELLKRDFLSMFPEAPPSQMMAVTVTQRTKNDMSSWSSDVEEEREEMLHTFIDGAQQICLALQSEGFWADFIDPSSGLAFFGPYTNLPLFETDERYAQLGFRVDDLGCCKVIRHALWGTNVFVGTILTNAPPSSDIMRKLQGS; translated from the exons gtgctGAGCAGCAGGGGGCGTCTGGTCTcgtacctgtcaggtgttcaTGTTTTGGTTGGTCGGGTCTCTTCAGTCAGAACCTTTTCTGCTGCTGGATCTAAAGAAATGCATGTTGCCATGACGACACATGACATGG GCCCAAGGACCGTTTggcctgatgacatcatcggcCCGTTTGGACCTCAGGACCAGCGCTTCCTGTTGCCGGGTAACTCAGGCTTCCACCTCCACTTGCAGGGTCTGacggagcagaagaagaatagTCCAGGTCACATGGCACTCCCTGATGTTCTgacaggccccgccccctctgaACGACACCTGTCCATACTGACCCAGGTGACCTCTGATCTCTGT acTGTCAGAGGAGCTGATCACTACTTTGATTCGTCAAGGGTGGAGTGTGTGATCCAGACGTGTCCTGAGCTGCTGAAGAGAG aCTTCCTGTCCATGTTCCCTGAAGCCCCGCCCTCTCAGATGATGgcggtcacagtgactcagagGACAAAAAACGACATGAGCAGCTGGAGTTCagatgtggaggaggagagggaggagatgcTGCACACG TTCATTGACGGGGCTCAGCAGATCTGTTTGGCTCTGCAGAGTGAAGGATTCTGGGCCGACTTCATTGACCCGTCCTCAGGCCTCGCT TTCTTCGGCCCGTACACTAACCTCCCGCTCTTTGAAACGGACGAGCGGTACGCACAACTTGGCTTCCGTGTGGATGACCTGGGCTGCTGTAAGGTTATCCGTCACGCTCTGTGGGGAACCAATGTGTTCGTGGGGACCATATTAACCAACGCACCGCCAAGCAGTGACATCAtgaggaa